The following proteins are encoded in a genomic region of Ammospiza caudacuta isolate bAmmCau1 chromosome 3, bAmmCau1.pri, whole genome shotgun sequence:
- the MAL gene encoding myelin and lymphocyte protein isoform X2, producing the protein MSSSTSTSTLPSGLAVLTTFPDVLFIPEIIFGGLVWILVASSKVLAPMLQGWVMFVSVFCFVMSISLLCLYFCGAHGGGGSCWVTLDAICHSTAALFYLSAAVLEAYTTYSLGFTILLAQEYRENIAAVVFAFVATLLYVIHKVFSLLRWKSS; encoded by the exons ATGTCTTCCTCAACTTCCACCAGCACTTTGCCCAGTGGCCTGGCCGTCCTGACGACCTTCCCAGATGTTCTCTTCATCCCTGAAATC ATCTTTGGGGGCCTTGTGTGGATCCTGGTGGCATCCTCGAAGGTCCTAGCCCCcatgctgcagggctgggtgatgTTTGTCTCCGTGTTCTGCTTCGTCATGTCCATCTCCCTCCTGTGCCTCTACTTCTGCGGCGCtcacggcggcggcggcagctgCTGGGTCACCTTG GATGCCATCTGCCACAGCACGGCAGCGCTGTTCTACCTCAGTGCCGCGGTACTGGAAGCCTACACGACCTATTCGCTTGGCTTCACCATACTCCTGGCACAGGAGTACAGGGAGAACATTGCTGCTGTG GTATTTGCATTCGTGGCCACCCTGCTGTATGTGATCCACAAGGTGTTCTCGCTCCTGCGGTGGAAATCGTCCTGA
- the MAL gene encoding myelin and lymphocyte protein isoform X1 — protein sequence MCSAKGVSGFWLCSGQVTLSHTHPVPRFDLQIFGGLVWILVASSKVLAPMLQGWVMFVSVFCFVMSISLLCLYFCGAHGGGGSCWVTLDAICHSTAALFYLSAAVLEAYTTYSLGFTILLAQEYRENIAAVVFAFVATLLYVIHKVFSLLRWKSS from the exons ATGTGCAGTGCCAAAGGCGTGAGTGGCTTTTGGCTCTGCTCTGGACAAGTCACTTTATCCCACACTCACCCTGTCCCCCGCTTTGACTTGCAGATCTTTGGGGGCCTTGTGTGGATCCTGGTGGCATCCTCGAAGGTCCTAGCCCCcatgctgcagggctgggtgatgTTTGTCTCCGTGTTCTGCTTCGTCATGTCCATCTCCCTCCTGTGCCTCTACTTCTGCGGCGCtcacggcggcggcggcagctgCTGGGTCACCTTG GATGCCATCTGCCACAGCACGGCAGCGCTGTTCTACCTCAGTGCCGCGGTACTGGAAGCCTACACGACCTATTCGCTTGGCTTCACCATACTCCTGGCACAGGAGTACAGGGAGAACATTGCTGCTGTG GTATTTGCATTCGTGGCCACCCTGCTGTATGTGATCCACAAGGTGTTCTCGCTCCTGCGGTGGAAATCGTCCTGA